The window GGCGAATTGCGCGCGGTCCGAACGCTCGAAGCGATCGCGCAGATATTCGGCGAACAGCTGGTGATAGCGATATTCGCGCCGTTCCCAGCTCACCGGCGACAGGAACACGCCCTGCTGCTCCAGCCGTTCGAGCACCATCCAACCATCCTGCCGGTCGCACAGCAGGTCAACCATTTCGCCGGTCAGCCGGTCGACCAGCGCGGTGCGCGCCACAATATCGCGCGTTTCCTGCGGCAGCGTCATCAGCACCTGTTCGGACAGGTAGCGCGCAAGGTCGCTGCTGGTGCCGCAATATTCGTCGATGACGCGCTCGGCGCCCATCCCGCGCTTGATCGACAGCGAGGCGAGCTGGACCGCGATCGGCCACCCCTCGGTCCGGTCGAGCAGCGTGTCGATGTCGAGCGTTTCGAGCGGCCGGTCGGTCCGCGTCAGCAGGCATTCGGTTTCCTGCGCCGAAAAACGCAGGTCGGCCGGACCGATTTCGAGCAACTGTTCCTCGGCAGCAAGGATCGATTGGCCGACCCAGGGATAGTCGCGCGAGGAGAAGAGGAAATGGCAATCGGGCGGCGCGAGGCGGACCAGCGATTCGAGGAACTGGCCGACGGGTTCGCTGAAAGCATGGTGCAGGTCGTCGAGGATCAACACCACCGGGACCGCCGCATCGCCGAGTTCATTGACGATCGCCGACAGCGCCGCGCGCGGCGGGATGTCGCTCGGCGCGCCCCTGGCCTCGCCGTCGCCGCGATCCTGCCGAAGCGCGAGAAGCAGATATTTGACGAAACGCTTGAGGTCGCGGTCGTCGCGATCGAGCGTGAGCCAGGCGACATGCGCCGTCCCCGCGTCGATGCTGTCGCGCCACTGCGACAGCAGGCTGGTCTTGCCATAACCGGCGGGGGCATGAACGAGGGTCAGGCGGTGACGCAGGACGCCCTGCAGCCTGCCGAGGAGCGCGTCCCGGCGGATCTGGTCGCCCATCCACATCGGCGGGTCGAACTTGGCGGCTATCAAGTCCTGCATTCGGTATAACCTCGCACGCATCGTCGTCGGTTTCCGGACCGGCAGGTTACGGATCGATGACAGGCCTGACAACCGCCCGTAAAGCCTTACCCGTCTTCGCCGAAGCGCTTACCCGTTCGCGGCCCCGAAGCACCCGTTTTACGCGTTGCGCGCCCCCATGCCCTCCAGTGTAATCGGCCCCGCAAGAGGTTGCGGGAGGATGCGTCAGTGCGAATTGGTGTCGATGTCGGGGGAACCAACACCGACGCGGTCCTGATCGCGGGCCGCCGCGTGGTCGCATCGACCAAGCAGCCGACCAGCGCCGATGTCAGTTCGGGCGTGACCGCCGCGATCCGCGCCATCCTCGCCGACGCGGGCGTTCCCGCCGCCGATGTGAGCGCGGTGATGGTCGGTACCACCCATTTCACCAACGCGCTGGTCGAACGCGAGCGCCTCGACCGCGTCGGCATCATCCGGCTCGCCAGCCCGTCGGGCGAAGCGCTGCCGCCGCTCACCGGCTGGCCCGAGGCGCTTGCGGGCCAGCTCGGCGGGAGCATCTTCCTGCTTCCCGGCGGTTACGAGGTCGACGGACGCGAAATCGCGCCGCTCGACGAAGCCGCCGTCCGCGCCGCCGCACGCGACTGCCGCGACCGGGGCATCGACAGCATCGCGATCAGCTGCGCCTTCGCGCCGATCAATGCCGCGATGGAAGACCGCGCGGGGGCGATCGTCGCCGACACCTGTCCCGACGCGAATATCAGCCTGTCGCACAATATCGGCCGGCTGGGCCTGATCGAGCGCGAAAACGGGACGATCCTGAACGCCGCGCTTGCCAGCCTCGCCCGGCATGTCGTGGCCTCGCTCGAGCGCGCACTCGCGGACCTCGGCATCGCCGCACCGCTCTATATTTCGCAGAACGACGGAACGCTGATTTCGGCCGCCGATGCCGCGCGCTACCCGGTGCTGACCATCGGGTCGGGACCGACGAACAGCATGCGCGGCGCGGCTTTCCTGACCGGCGTCGACAATGGTATCGTGATGGATGTCGGCGGCACGACCTGCGACATCGGGGTGCTTGCGGGCGGCTATCCCCGCGAATCCTCGATCGCGGTCGATATCGGCGGGGTCCGCACCAATTTCCGCATGCCCGACATCCTCGCGATCGGGCTGGGCGGCGGCACGCGGATTCATCTGCCCCCAGAGGGCGCAGCGACGGACGATTTCGCTATCGGCCCGGACTCGGTCGGCTTCCGTCTGACCGAGGATGCCTGGCTGTTCGGCGGATCGACGCTGACCGCCAGCGACATCGCCGTCGCGGCGGGCAAAGCGAGTTTCGGCGACGCGAGCCGGATTCCCACACTCACCCCCGCGCTCCACAGGGCGATCCTTGACAAGATGGCGGCGATGCTGGCCGACGGGATCGACCGGATGAAGACCCAGCCCGGCGACGCGACGATCATCGCGGTCGGCGGCGGCCATTTCCTGATCGACGACAATCTCAAGGGCGCAGCGCGCGTCGTTCGCCCCGACCATGCCGCGGTAGCCAATGCCGTCGGCGCCGCGATCGCACAGGTCGGCGCGCAGGCCGAGCGCATCGTCGATTATGACGCCGAACCCCGCGCCGCCGCGATCGAGGCGATGCGCGCGGACCTGCTCGCGCGCGTTATCGCCGCCGGCGCCACCCCCGAAAGCGTAGAGATTGTCGATATGGACGAGGTGTTTCTGTCTTACCTGCCCGGTCGTTCGGCGCAGCTGCGGATGAAGGCGGTCGGCAGCCTCGCCGACGAAGCGGGCGCCGTCGCCCTGCCGGTCGCGGAGGCGCGTCATGCGCATTGAACGCGCGGCACAACTCGTCGATCTGGCCGGCGGCGCCGCCTTTCTGGGTTCGGGCGGCGGCGGCGACCCCTATTACAGCCTGTTGCTTGCCGAGGCAGCGCTGACCCGTTGCGGCGGCTTCGACCTCATGCCGCTCGCCGAGGTTGCCGACGACGCGCTGCTCGCGCCCTGCGGATGGATCGGCGCGCCCACCGTGTCGGTCGAAAAGCTGCCCAACGGCGGCGAAGCGGTGGCCGGGCTGCGCCGGCTCGAAGAGATCATGGGGCGGCGCATCGATGCCGTTCTGCCGATCGAGATCGGCGGCGGCAACGGCCTCGCACCCTTCATCGCGGCGGCCGAACTCGGCATTCCGGTGGTCGATTGCGACGGCATGGGGCGCGCCTTTCCCGAATCGCAGATGGCGATCTTCAACATCCGCGGCCTGTCGGCCTGCCCGTCGGTGCTCACCGCCGCCGACGGTTCGCTGAGCGTCATCGAGACCGAGGACAATGTCACCCACGAACGCATCGCGCGCGCGCTGGCGGTATCGCTCGGCGGGATCGCGCATATGGTCGAATATCCGCTCAGCGGCGCCGAGGCCAAGGCGCATGCGATACCCGGCAGCATCAGCGCGGCGATCGCCGTCGGTCGCGCGATCCGCGAGGCGCGGGCGGCCGGCGCCGATCCCTTCGATGCGCTGGCAGAGGCGCTGGAGGCGACCGGACTCTACCCGCACTGTCTGACGCTGTTCGACGGGAAGATCGTCGATGTCGAGCGCGAGACGCGCGGCGGCTTTTCGGTCGGCAAGGTGACGATCGACGGTTTCGCGGCGAGCGGGCGGATGGAAATCGCGTTCCAGAACGAGAATCTCGTCGCGACCAGCGGCGGAAAAATTCTGGCGATGGTCCCCGACATCATTACGGTGATGGACCGCGACACGGCCGACACGATCACCACCGAGAAGCTCAAATATGGACAGCGGGTCAAGGTGATCGCCGCAGCCGCGCCAGACATTTTGCGCGACGACCATGCGCTGTCCTTTGTAGGGCCGCGCGCCTTCGGTATGGGCCATGACTTTGCCCCGGTGGAACAGTTGAACGAGACGGAGACGGCATGAGCGCAGAGGCAGGCGGGAACTATGCGAGCGGGCGCCTGCCCGAAGAGCTGACGGTCCCCGGCTGGCGCGTCGCGCTGATCATTGCGAGCTTCACCTTTTCGTTGCCGGGATTCCTCAACAACGCCCAGGCCGGCATGGCGCTCGGGCTGCACCAGGCGGTGCTGGCTTCCCTGCTCGCCGGGCTGATCCTGTGCGCCGGCGCATGCCTGACCTCGGTGGTCAGCGTGCGCACCCGCCTCACCACCTATGTGCTCGTCCAGCGCTCGTTCGGCATCTGGGGCGCCGCGCTCGTCAATATCGTCATCGCGATCGTCCATTTCTGCTGGTTCGGGGTCAATGTGTCGTTCTTCGGCGACGCGATGGTCGCCGCCGCGCGGCAGGGATATGGGATTCCCGGAAATTTCAACCTCTTCGTCGTCGCCGGGAGCATCATCATCACGCTGTCGACGATCTGGGGCTTTCGCACCCTCGACCGGCTGGCGATGATCGCGGTGCCCTTTGTCGGGGTGATCCTGATCGCGGTCTGCGTCTCGGCGCTCGGCAGCAATCCAGCTCCCGATCTCGGCCCGGTCGCACAGCCGCCGGTTCCGATGAGTTTCGGCATCGCGCTGTCCTCGCTCGTCGGCGGCAACCTGCTGACCGTCGCGGCGATGCCCGACCTGTCGCGGTTCATCCGCACCGAGCGCGGCGCGGTGATGGGTATGCTGCTCTCCTTTCCCTTCTGCGCGCCGGTGATCATGCTCGTCTCGGCGCTGATCGCGCTGGCGACCGGGCAGACCGACATCATGCAACTCGTCGTCGCCATGGGCTTCGGCATCCCGGCGCTGGCGATGCTCGTGCTGTCGGTGTGGACGATCAACGCGCTCAACCTCTATTCGGCGGGGCTGTCGATGGCGGCGACCTTTCCCCGCCTCAGGCAAGGAACGATCATCGTCATCGGCGGCGCGATCGGATGTCTTTTCGCGCTCCTCGGCATCATCAACAGCTTCATTCCCTTCCTGATTGCACTCGGCCTGATCATCCCGCCGATCGCGGCGATCTATGTCATCGATGCCTTCCTGACCTTTCGCGACCGCGACGAGGGCGCGGCGGTGACGGTGGCGGTTCGTTGGGAAGCGATCGGCGTGTGGCTCGGCAGCCTCGCGATCACCCTTCCCGCGATGCATTTCGGCTGGTCGCTGACGACAGTGCCGGCGCTCGACGCCACAATCCTCGCCGCGGGGGTCTATCTCGCGGTGCTGCGCCTGCGCCGCTGAACGCCCCGCAGGGCTCGAAGGGGATCGACATGAAAGCCATCGCCGCCGGTCTCGCGCTCGCGCTTACCCCCGCGTCGCTCGCCACCGCGCAGCCGCCCGCCGCACCCTATGCCATGCCCGAAACCGAGACATGGGACATGGTCTCGGCCACCGGCCGGACCTACCGCATCTTCGTCTCGCGCCCTGCGGGTCCGGCGCCCGAGGGCGGCTATCCGGTCCTCTATGTCCTCGACGGCAATGCGATGTTCGCGGGCTTCGCCGAGACGCGGCGCGTCCAGGGCTTCGGCGGCCGCGGGCTCGACAAGATGATCGTCGTCGGGGTCGGCCATCCCGGCGACCAGATTTATGATCCGCGCCGGATGCAGGACTTCACCGCGCCGATCGCAACCCCGGCGCTGAAGCAGCTGTACGCGGCCTATCCGTCGGGCGGTCGCGACGCCTTTCGCGCCTTCCTGCTTGGCGAGCTCAAACCCGCGATCGAACGGCGCTTTGCCGTGCATCCCGGGCGCCAGACGCTGTTCGGCCATTCGCTGGGCGGACTGTTCGCGCTCCACCTCTTTTACACCCACCCCGGCGCCTTCAACACCATCGTCGCCGCGAGCCCGTCGATCTGGTGGGACGATCAGGCGATCCTCGCCGAGGAAGCCGCCTGGCGGGAGCGGGCGGGCAAGGACGGCGCGCTGGCGCGGCGCACGCACCTGCTGCTCATCGCCGGCGTGCTCGAGAGCGACGCCTTGATCGCGCAGGACACATCCGCACTCGCCGCGCGCCTCGCCCCGCTGTCGGGCGAAGGGCTGCGCAGCGAACTGCTGATGCTCGAGGACGAAACGCACATCAGCGTGCCACACCGGTCGATCACCGCGGTGATGCGCGCGGCGATGCGCTGGCCCTGACCGCGCGGTCCCGCGCCCTAGCGGGCGGCGGGACTTGCCGCGTCGGTCCAGTCGCCGAATACCGGCTTGCCTTCGAAAAGGGTAACCAGCACCTTCGTCTTCGAGATTTCATAGGCCGGCAGGTTGAAAATGTCCTTGTCAAGCACGACAAGGTCGGCGCTCTTACCGGTCTTGATCGACCCGGTGACGGCGTCGAAGCCATTGACATAAGCGACGTTGATCGTGTGGCTGGCGATGGCTTCCTTCAGGCTGACGCCTTCGTCGGGCAGAAGCGGTTTGGCGTTCGGGTCGCCCGCGGTGCGGCGGGTCATCGCGACCTCGATGCCTTCGAGCGGGTTGGCGCCGCCGACCGGCCAGTCGGCCCCATAAGCGAGCTTGCCGCCGGCGCGGACGATGCTGCCGGCGGGGTAGATATAGGTCGCGCGCTTCGGCCCGATCGCGGCGACCGTCAGCTCCATATAGTCGTACCAGGACGCCCAGGTCGGCTGGAACTGCGCGAAGGTCGACAGCTTGCCGAAGCGCGGCTGGTCGGCGGGATCGACGACATTCATATGGGTGATCATATGGTGCGTCGGCCTGGCGCCGTTCGCCTTGCGCGCCGCCTCGATCGCGTCGAGCGAGATATGCACCCCGCCGTCGCCGATCGCGTGGAGGAAGGCGTGCATGCCCTTGCCATCGACGGCGGTGACCGCCTGTTTCAGGAGGTCGGGCGCGATCTGCGGCGTGCCGCGTTCGTCGCCGCTATTCTCATAGGGCGCGAGCATGAAGGCGGTCTTTTGCGGGATCACGCCGTCGACGTAGAATTTGACCGTATGCGTTGAAATGCCGAGGCGGTTCGCGCGCTCGGCGGCGCGCAGCAGGCCGGGCAATTGTTCCATGCCCTGTTCATTCTTCCACTTGAGCGACACCGCGACATGGCTGGTCAGTTTCCCCGCGTCGAGCACCGCCTTATAGGCGTCGACCATCGCGCTGCCGCCATCGGCATCATATTCGACCCCGGCGTCGTTCCAGCTGACGATGCCGAGGCTGTTGAAATGGTCGGCGACATACAGGATCGAATTCTGGATTTCGGCCGCCGACGGCGGCGGGATCATATGTTTGACCAGATCCATCGCCGCTTCCTGCAGGCTGCCGACGGGTTCGCCGGTGGCGGGGTCGCGGTCGATCGTCCCGTTTGCCGGATCCTTCGTATCGCGGGTGATCCCG is drawn from Sphingopyxis sp. OPL5 and contains these coding sequences:
- a CDS encoding amidohydrolase; protein product: MSKPAVSAALALALALSAGTAAARDKAPADLILTNARVYTVEDKQPWAEAVAIRDGKIVAVGSIAAVGKLRGAATRTVDLGGKLVLPAFGDAHVHPLFGALSRSRCPLQDGKTIADYQALIAKCVAAVPGDGAIYGIGWSDALFPPSGIPNKALLDAVSTTRPLIFESTGGHTYWLNSKALAVAGITRDTKDPANGTIDRDPATGEPVGSLQEAAMDLVKHMIPPPSAAEIQNSILYVADHFNSLGIVSWNDAGVEYDADGGSAMVDAYKAVLDAGKLTSHVAVSLKWKNEQGMEQLPGLLRAAERANRLGISTHTVKFYVDGVIPQKTAFMLAPYENSGDERGTPQIAPDLLKQAVTAVDGKGMHAFLHAIGDGGVHISLDAIEAARKANGARPTHHMITHMNVVDPADQPRFGKLSTFAQFQPTWASWYDYMELTVAAIGPKRATYIYPAGSIVRAGGKLAYGADWPVGGANPLEGIEVAMTRRTAGDPNAKPLLPDEGVSLKEAIASHTINVAYVNGFDAVTGSIKTGKSADLVVLDKDIFNLPAYEISKTKVLVTLFEGKPVFGDWTDAASPAAR
- a CDS encoding DUF917 domain-containing protein codes for the protein MRIERAAQLVDLAGGAAFLGSGGGGDPYYSLLLAEAALTRCGGFDLMPLAEVADDALLAPCGWIGAPTVSVEKLPNGGEAVAGLRRLEEIMGRRIDAVLPIEIGGGNGLAPFIAAAELGIPVVDCDGMGRAFPESQMAIFNIRGLSACPSVLTAADGSLSVIETEDNVTHERIARALAVSLGGIAHMVEYPLSGAEAKAHAIPGSISAAIAVGRAIREARAAGADPFDALAEALEATGLYPHCLTLFDGKIVDVERETRGGFSVGKVTIDGFAASGRMEIAFQNENLVATSGGKILAMVPDIITVMDRDTADTITTEKLKYGQRVKVIAAAAPDILRDDHALSFVGPRAFGMGHDFAPVEQLNETETA
- a CDS encoding hydantoinase/oxoprolinase N-terminal domain-containing protein codes for the protein MRIGVDVGGTNTDAVLIAGRRVVASTKQPTSADVSSGVTAAIRAILADAGVPAADVSAVMVGTTHFTNALVERERLDRVGIIRLASPSGEALPPLTGWPEALAGQLGGSIFLLPGGYEVDGREIAPLDEAAVRAAARDCRDRGIDSIAISCAFAPINAAMEDRAGAIVADTCPDANISLSHNIGRLGLIERENGTILNAALASLARHVVASLERALADLGIAAPLYISQNDGTLISAADAARYPVLTIGSGPTNSMRGAAFLTGVDNGIVMDVGGTTCDIGVLAGGYPRESSIAVDIGGVRTNFRMPDILAIGLGGGTRIHLPPEGAATDDFAIGPDSVGFRLTEDAWLFGGSTLTASDIAVAAGKASFGDASRIPTLTPALHRAILDKMAAMLADGIDRMKTQPGDATIIAVGGGHFLIDDNLKGAARVVRPDHAAVANAVGAAIAQVGAQAERIVDYDAEPRAAAIEAMRADLLARVIAAGATPESVEIVDMDEVFLSYLPGRSAQLRMKAVGSLADEAGAVALPVAEARHAH
- a CDS encoding purine-cytosine permease family protein encodes the protein MSAEAGGNYASGRLPEELTVPGWRVALIIASFTFSLPGFLNNAQAGMALGLHQAVLASLLAGLILCAGACLTSVVSVRTRLTTYVLVQRSFGIWGAALVNIVIAIVHFCWFGVNVSFFGDAMVAAARQGYGIPGNFNLFVVAGSIIITLSTIWGFRTLDRLAMIAVPFVGVILIAVCVSALGSNPAPDLGPVAQPPVPMSFGIALSSLVGGNLLTVAAMPDLSRFIRTERGAVMGMLLSFPFCAPVIMLVSALIALATGQTDIMQLVVAMGFGIPALAMLVLSVWTINALNLYSAGLSMAATFPRLRQGTIIVIGGAIGCLFALLGIINSFIPFLIALGLIIPPIAAIYVIDAFLTFRDRDEGAAVTVAVRWEAIGVWLGSLAITLPAMHFGWSLTTVPALDATILAAGVYLAVLRLRR
- a CDS encoding alpha/beta hydrolase; protein product: MKAIAAGLALALTPASLATAQPPAAPYAMPETETWDMVSATGRTYRIFVSRPAGPAPEGGYPVLYVLDGNAMFAGFAETRRVQGFGGRGLDKMIVVGVGHPGDQIYDPRRMQDFTAPIATPALKQLYAAYPSGGRDAFRAFLLGELKPAIERRFAVHPGRQTLFGHSLGGLFALHLFYTHPGAFNTIVAASPSIWWDDQAILAEEAAWRERAGKDGALARRTHLLLIAGVLESDALIAQDTSALAARLAPLSGEGLRSELLMLEDETHISVPHRSITAVMRAAMRWP